In Cytobacillus oceanisediminis, the following proteins share a genomic window:
- a CDS encoding LCP family protein has translation MARIRKRRRIRWMRVSAAILLLSIFLVGLFTIFQYIEGTVKKVNQPFKKVEATHSFQGEKSKMDAVNVLLLGSDSRGEKQARTDTIMVAHYNPKTHEVKLMSLMRDMYVSIPEHGKHKLNTAYSFGGPELLRKTIQLNFGLDIHHYAIVDFKGFEKAVDLLVPDGIEVDIPYEMSDGIGMTLEEGKQQLHGKELLGYVRFRQDRLSDFGRVQRQQEVISKLKDEAVNLHSVTKLPDLLGLLNKYIDTDIDTATLLTIGKDILSNKSGEIQTIRIPEDGSFSNERHEEIGEVLKVDLEQNKTALKRFLEKEKSKP, from the coding sequence ATGGCAAGAATAAGAAAGAGAAGAAGGATAAGATGGATGAGAGTATCTGCCGCCATTCTTCTATTAAGTATCTTTTTGGTTGGTCTTTTTACTATATTTCAGTATATAGAAGGAACGGTAAAAAAGGTTAATCAACCATTTAAAAAAGTTGAAGCAACTCATTCGTTTCAAGGGGAGAAAAGTAAAATGGACGCTGTAAATGTCCTTTTACTGGGAAGTGACTCCAGGGGAGAAAAACAAGCTAGAACCGATACAATAATGGTAGCACACTATAATCCCAAAACTCATGAGGTAAAACTTATGTCGCTTATGCGTGATATGTATGTATCCATACCTGAACATGGAAAGCATAAATTAAATACTGCTTATTCATTTGGAGGACCTGAATTATTAAGGAAGACCATCCAATTAAATTTTGGTCTGGATATTCATCATTATGCGATTGTCGACTTCAAAGGATTCGAAAAAGCTGTCGACCTCCTTGTTCCCGATGGAATTGAAGTAGACATACCATATGAGATGTCTGATGGCATCGGAATGACGTTAGAGGAGGGGAAGCAACAACTTCATGGTAAAGAACTGTTAGGATATGTTCGATTCCGTCAAGATCGTTTAAGTGACTTCGGCCGGGTGCAAAGACAGCAAGAAGTCATCTCAAAATTAAAAGATGAAGCCGTAAATCTACATAGCGTCACAAAGCTTCCTGATCTATTAGGACTATTAAATAAATACATCGATACAGACATTGACACTGCCACACTCTTGACGATTGGAAAAGACATTTTGAGCAATAAAAGTGGAGAAATACAAACAATCCGAATCCCTGAAGATGGCAGTTTTTCAAATGAACGTCATGAAGAAATTGGAGAAGTCTTAAAAGTAGACTTAGAACAAAATAAAACAGCTCTTAAAAGGTTTTTAGAAAAAGAAAAAAGTAAACCCTGA
- a CDS encoding restriction endonuclease: MEQVKEIEGELIENIIEYLNKAHWRRLETIVVELLTTMGYGDGEVTGKTNDGGFDGIIKEDRLGLDNIYVQAKRWGKPVGSPDVQGFAGALIGKGARKGIFITTSSFTKSARDFADKLESMKIILIDGTQLAKLMIENNIGVSSKKKLIIKEVDFSYFEGE; encoded by the coding sequence TTGGAGCAGGTAAAGGAAATTGAAGGTGAACTAATAGAAAATATTATTGAATATTTAAATAAAGCCCATTGGAGAAGACTAGAAACAATTGTAGTCGAATTATTAACAACAATGGGGTATGGTGATGGGGAAGTAACTGGAAAAACTAATGATGGTGGTTTTGATGGAATTATAAAAGAAGATAGATTAGGATTAGACAACATTTATGTTCAAGCAAAAAGATGGGGAAAACCAGTTGGAAGTCCAGATGTACAGGGTTTTGCAGGTGCTTTAATTGGCAAAGGTGCAAGAAAAGGAATATTTATTACTACGTCTTCCTTTACAAAAAGTGCAAGAGATTTTGCTGATAAATTAGAATCAATGAAAATTATCTTAATTGATGGTACTCAACTAGCAAAATTAATGATAGAAAACAATATAGGAGTTAGTAGTAAAAAGAAATTAATAATTAAAGAAGTTGATTTTTCATATTTCGAAGGGGAATAA
- a CDS encoding helix-turn-helix domain-containing protein produces MNIKDDYFLKRRKKKITHKELAKYIGCSQSLISRYETGECGMTKEKKEKYREYIDKK; encoded by the coding sequence ATGAATATTAAGGATGATTACTTTCTAAAACGTAGAAAAAAGAAAATTACACATAAAGAATTAGCAAAATATATCGGCTGCTCACAATCACTTATTTCTAGATATGAAACTGGTGAATGTGGGATGACCAAAGAAAAGAAAGAAAAATACAGAGAATATATAGATAAAAAATAA
- a CDS encoding DNA packaging protein, translating into MAVKTKQSKALQKVLGDFRLFAKNFIKIIDNNGESVPFVLNPEQEQFTDEMVKYNIILKGRQIGFTTWSLSYMLYSAVTKSDTSYLMMTHHNKVTQSLLRRINKMYQSLPHEKYPNLFPKKVISNRDEIYFENGSRIQVATSGGEDSISGNTFELIHLSEMAKYPNEAQEEIIATSIPALAKNPNSKIIIESTAMGFNTYQEMFMKAFRGKESVWKAHFYSWLAKAYSNQFKHSFDEAEEWFRLHNKGSRMSSKDLEHEEKELHKKYGATFRQLMFRRYYIETNSLEKFQREFPTTPDEAFQTSNVAVFETKKIIERLQNVVPPIATNEIYEELPEILKPYINKELFIYHMPKRGMKHYGGVDVASGTGGNNDNSTMSIFNADGQQMASFYTNDIPVYKFAEIVNSLGRFFNYAFLAVERNSYGLPLLEKLRKEYGYMNLLKQKIFNEKGKKKLQLGFMTTNVTKPIIINDMKENFELGFINIECVQTLEEMKIYQDNNGKMGNKKGAKLHDDLVIAVAMACQSMKQSKYYVDI; encoded by the coding sequence ATGGCAGTAAAAACAAAACAAAGTAAAGCATTGCAAAAGGTGTTAGGTGACTTTCGATTATTTGCAAAGAATTTCATTAAGATTATTGATAATAACGGTGAAAGTGTTCCCTTTGTGCTTAATCCTGAACAGGAACAATTCACTGACGAGATGGTCAAATACAATATCATACTTAAAGGAAGGCAAATTGGTTTTACGACTTGGTCTCTTTCGTATATGTTGTACAGTGCAGTTACTAAAAGTGACACTTCTTATTTAATGATGACACATCATAACAAGGTTACACAGTCATTATTAAGACGAATAAATAAAATGTATCAATCTTTACCACATGAAAAGTATCCTAATTTGTTCCCAAAAAAGGTTATCAGTAACCGAGATGAAATTTACTTTGAAAATGGTTCAAGGATTCAAGTAGCAACTTCAGGTGGGGAGGATTCAATTTCAGGTAATACATTTGAATTGATCCACCTTTCAGAAATGGCAAAGTATCCAAATGAAGCCCAGGAAGAAATTATTGCAACTTCTATTCCTGCCCTGGCCAAGAATCCTAACAGTAAAATAATCATCGAGAGTACAGCAATGGGATTTAATACATATCAAGAAATGTTCATGAAGGCATTTAGAGGTAAGGAAAGTGTTTGGAAGGCACACTTTTATAGTTGGCTTGCTAAGGCTTATAGCAATCAATTTAAGCATTCTTTTGATGAAGCAGAGGAATGGTTCAGGTTACATAATAAGGGTAGTAGAATGTCCTCTAAAGACCTTGAGCATGAAGAAAAGGAATTACATAAGAAATATGGTGCTACTTTCAGACAATTGATGTTTAGACGTTATTATATAGAAACGAATAGTTTAGAAAAGTTTCAGCGTGAATTTCCTACAACTCCTGATGAAGCATTTCAGACAAGTAATGTGGCTGTATTTGAAACTAAAAAGATTATTGAACGGTTACAGAATGTTGTTCCTCCAATTGCAACAAATGAGATATATGAGGAATTACCTGAAATTTTAAAGCCGTATATCAATAAAGAGTTATTCATTTACCATATGCCTAAACGTGGTATGAAGCATTATGGAGGAGTTGACGTTGCTTCTGGTACTGGTGGAAATAATGATAATTCAACTATGAGTATATTCAATGCAGATGGTCAACAAATGGCTTCCTTCTATACAAATGATATTCCTGTCTATAAGTTTGCGGAAATCGTGAACAGTTTAGGCAGGTTTTTTAATTATGCGTTTCTTGCAGTTGAACGGAATAGTTATGGGCTGCCTTTACTTGAGAAGTTACGGAAAGAATATGGCTATATGAATTTGCTAAAACAGAAGATATTCAATGAGAAAGGTAAGAAGAAACTTCAACTTGGATTCATGACAACCAATGTTACTAAGCCAATCATTATAAATGACATGAAGGAAAACTTTGAGTTAGGGTTTATTAATATCGAATGTGTGCAAACATTAGAGGAAATGAAAATATATCAGGACAATAATGGCAAGATGGGAAATAAGAAAGGTGCTAAATTACATGATGACTTAGTTATTGCGGTTGCAATGGCTTGTCAGTCAATGAAACAAAGTAAATATTATGTAGACATTTAG
- a CDS encoding AIPR family protein, producing the protein MQKIKFKVESLRKIPNPYGIFMDDTKKKAPEMIFAIVDVRELPEKIPTKTNPREQNMRTKVAGRIKDGLLSDHSPFFILNRGILLSAKDVKFDNANSELTIFIEDETVHGNVDGGHTYRTILDYRDRLGADTKQFVRIEILTGIEDIFEDVAAARNTSVQVQDKAIAELKQKFNMIKESIESEPFKDNIAYRENEDKDIDVADILTLLYMFNLEKHDNREKMAVSAYSSKQTCVKDYTTSYDKYEDNVESNPYYKMKNVMTDIFKLYDLVETSMARKYREVNSGGIYGRVKGVEVPKSETKFKSKFYKKNMDHRTPKGFLYPIVGAFRALLAEKDGVYYWKADPMEYFEEIGKNLVGDTVERSRTLGNNPNAVGKDTGTWKQLYNNVLTQYLLNQAE; encoded by the coding sequence ATGCAAAAAATTAAATTTAAGGTAGAAAGTTTAAGGAAAATTCCAAATCCATATGGTATTTTTATGGATGATACTAAGAAAAAGGCACCAGAAATGATCTTTGCTATTGTGGATGTAAGAGAGCTTCCTGAAAAAATTCCTACAAAGACCAATCCACGTGAGCAAAATATGAGAACGAAAGTCGCTGGACGTATAAAAGATGGTTTATTATCAGATCATTCTCCATTCTTTATATTAAACAGAGGTATTTTATTATCAGCCAAAGATGTAAAGTTTGATAATGCAAACTCAGAATTAACTATATTCATAGAAGATGAGACTGTTCACGGAAATGTTGATGGTGGACATACTTATAGAACAATCCTTGATTACCGTGATAGACTAGGTGCCGATACAAAGCAATTTGTTAGAATTGAAATTCTTACAGGTATTGAAGATATTTTCGAAGACGTTGCTGCAGCAAGGAATACCTCAGTTCAAGTTCAAGATAAAGCAATTGCAGAACTAAAACAAAAGTTTAATATGATCAAAGAGTCAATTGAGAGTGAGCCGTTTAAGGATAATATAGCGTATAGAGAAAATGAAGATAAGGATATTGATGTTGCTGATATTTTAACTCTTCTATATATGTTTAATTTGGAGAAGCATGACAATCGTGAAAAAATGGCTGTAAGTGCTTATAGTTCTAAACAAACTTGTGTTAAGGATTATACAACCTCTTATGATAAGTATGAAGACAATGTTGAAAGTAATCCCTATTACAAAATGAAAAATGTAATGACTGATATATTTAAATTATATGATCTAGTGGAAACTAGCATGGCAAGAAAGTACCGTGAAGTTAATAGCGGAGGTATCTACGGAAGAGTAAAAGGTGTTGAGGTCCCAAAATCGGAGACTAAATTTAAATCTAAGTTTTACAAAAAGAACATGGATCACCGTACGCCTAAAGGCTTCTTGTATCCTATAGTAGGGGCTTTCCGTGCACTGCTGGCTGAAAAAGATGGAGTTTACTATTGGAAAGCAGATCCAATGGAGTATTTTGAAGAAATTGGAAAAAACCTCGTAGGTGATACTGTGGAAAGAAGCAGAACATTGGGTAATAACCCAAATGCTGTTGGTAAAGATACAGGAACATGGAAACAATTATATAACAATGTCTTGACACAATACCTTCTTAACCAAGCAGAGTAA
- a CDS encoding recombinase family protein has translation MKIAGYIRVSTNNEGQKESPENQKHMILNYIEENHYDLHEFYTDVQTGTTDNREGLKKLIRDAENKDFDIIIAKELSRLGRNVELLYQLRRVADNKGVRLITLDGKVDTQDFSKQAMFGLYAWIYESESQRISDRIKSVFLMKYKSGKFMGSIAPYGYNLHKGKLLPRDDYSVDIVRDIFDKYLEGWGHDKIARYLTNRDIPTPSQVVGKANAGLYWQGSTVKKILKNPHYVGDLVQGRETTMNVTNKTRKVNDQNEWITISEAHEPIISRDVFEQVQKLLEQKAKRGRGGTRKQKHLFTNIAYCSDCGKSMHYRINRKGYICGSYAKHGKKACSSHVIKEQLLKEIILEDLKKMADDLEQPNLESKIEKKVKATAKQNELRLQSIEKQVQKQKELKRYALKKFISEDISKQDYDDFVTMVQEKLQQLEIEKAEIKKAIVDKQAAIKISSILEQLRESLNFNTLSTEMLLRFVEKIEVNENKNVKIYYKFAQIEGL, from the coding sequence ATGAAAATAGCAGGTTACATACGAGTATCAACTAACAATGAGGGACAAAAGGAGTCACCTGAAAATCAAAAACACATGATCTTAAACTACATCGAGGAAAACCACTATGACCTACATGAATTCTATACAGATGTTCAAACGGGTACTACGGACAATCGTGAGGGGTTAAAAAAACTCATACGAGACGCTGAAAACAAGGATTTTGATATTATTATAGCTAAGGAGTTAAGCAGATTAGGTCGCAATGTGGAATTACTTTATCAACTAAGGCGAGTTGCTGATAATAAAGGAGTTAGATTAATTACTTTAGATGGTAAGGTTGATACACAGGACTTTTCCAAACAAGCTATGTTCGGTCTATATGCTTGGATATATGAAAGCGAAAGTCAACGAATTAGTGACCGTATAAAGTCTGTTTTTCTAATGAAATACAAGAGCGGCAAATTCATGGGGAGCATTGCTCCTTATGGTTATAACCTTCATAAGGGAAAGCTACTACCTAGAGATGATTACAGCGTAGATATTGTACGTGACATCTTTGACAAGTATTTAGAAGGTTGGGGACATGACAAAATAGCAAGATACCTCACCAATAGAGATATTCCAACGCCATCACAAGTTGTAGGGAAAGCTAATGCTGGATTGTATTGGCAAGGTTCTACTGTTAAGAAGATATTAAAGAACCCCCACTATGTAGGAGACCTTGTACAGGGCAGAGAAACCACTATGAACGTGACAAATAAGACTCGTAAGGTAAATGACCAAAATGAATGGATAACCATTTCTGAAGCACACGAGCCTATCATTTCAAGAGATGTGTTTGAACAAGTACAAAAGCTGCTTGAACAAAAAGCCAAAAGAGGTCGGGGCGGTACTAGAAAGCAAAAACACCTCTTTACCAATATTGCTTATTGCTCTGACTGCGGTAAATCCATGCACTACAGAATAAATCGAAAGGGTTATATTTGTGGCTCTTATGCCAAACATGGTAAGAAAGCATGTTCTAGTCATGTGATTAAAGAGCAACTGTTAAAAGAAATAATTCTTGAAGATTTAAAAAAGATGGCTGATGACTTAGAACAGCCTAACTTAGAAAGCAAGATTGAGAAAAAAGTAAAAGCCACCGCTAAACAGAATGAGTTAAGATTACAGTCCATTGAGAAACAAGTCCAAAAACAGAAAGAGTTAAAGCGTTATGCTTTAAAGAAGTTTATTTCTGAGGATATTTCAAAACAGGACTATGATGACTTTGTTACTATGGTTCAGGAAAAGTTACAGCAATTAGAAATAGAAAAAGCTGAGATTAAAAAAGCTATTGTTGACAAACAAGCAGCTATTAAGATCTCCTCTATCTTAGAACAGCTAAGAGAGTCTTTAAACTTCAATACTTTATCAACCGAGATGTTATTACGATTTGTTGAAAAGATTGAAGTTAATGAAAATAAAAATGTAAAGATTTACTACAAGTTTGCACAGATTGAGGGGTTATAA
- a CDS encoding helix-turn-helix domain-containing protein: MDKEQERRLKLIIGEAIRIERERNGFTQAILAEESGLHHNFIGLVERGEKTLTVISLHKICLALGIGMSDLLQQIKL, encoded by the coding sequence ATGGATAAGGAACAAGAAAGAAGGCTTAAATTAATAATTGGGGAAGCAATTCGAATTGAGAGGGAAAGAAACGGCTTTACTCAAGCAATTTTAGCTGAGGAGTCAGGTTTACATCATAATTTTATTGGTCTTGTAGAAAGAGGAGAAAAAACATTAACAGTTATTTCTTTACATAAAATTTGCTTAGCACTAGGTATAGGTATGAGTGATTTACTTCAACAAATTAAGTTGTAA
- a CDS encoding phage portal protein — protein sequence MNKLERYIKEKYDGANYWFVEEIQSIHNQQLVQDVWIKKEYLNGNHKILQRSSYKYNGKEFNPRKIVLQYAKTLLNFQKAYLLQNPSTLTGNEGIIKEYQRVNHKGKYDRLNLKLLDKILKYGRVAEYVYMDKGVIKSKLIDPSEGYPVYDENNELLAFIESFVCDGISYYVVYEEDVVSKYDNAGGDMRLVERFANLSGLPIVYHNDNEMSDVEGRSELDDWISILDSMEDLISKYTDSFYKFIDPIFVTQGQQLKGESMPSEVVGKGINLDDGADAKFLSNQLDYKSFETIYKTLLQSLLDVSQTPAVSMNKTDISNLSEVSIKLLFQLANIKAGMNEQFIREGLEERFEKIRALLGYKGIKFSDDEFETIDVVFQYGTPSNDKEIIENLQALREMGAISLIGVLEDSPYTPDVQFELDRIVKEGKSVETHEGSENINS from the coding sequence TTGAATAAATTAGAACGTTACATAAAAGAGAAATATGACGGTGCTAATTATTGGTTTGTTGAGGAAATACAGAGTATTCATAATCAGCAACTTGTTCAAGATGTGTGGATTAAGAAAGAATATTTAAATGGTAATCATAAGATATTGCAAAGGTCGAGTTATAAATACAATGGCAAAGAGTTTAATCCTAGAAAGATTGTTCTCCAATATGCTAAAACGCTGCTAAACTTTCAGAAGGCATATTTATTACAGAATCCATCAACTCTAACAGGTAATGAGGGGATTATTAAGGAATACCAGAGGGTTAATCATAAGGGGAAGTATGACCGTTTAAATCTAAAGTTGCTTGATAAGATATTGAAATATGGTCGTGTGGCTGAATATGTCTATATGGATAAGGGTGTAATTAAATCTAAATTGATTGATCCTAGTGAGGGCTATCCTGTATATGATGAGAACAATGAGTTGTTAGCATTCATTGAATCATTTGTTTGTGATGGTATCTCCTACTATGTAGTGTATGAGGAAGATGTAGTAAGCAAATATGATAATGCTGGCGGTGATATGAGATTAGTGGAGAGGTTTGCTAATCTTAGTGGATTACCTATTGTTTATCATAATGATAATGAAATGTCAGATGTTGAAGGTCGTTCAGAGTTAGATGATTGGATAAGTATTCTTGATTCAATGGAGGACTTGATTAGTAAGTATACGGATTCCTTCTATAAGTTTATTGATCCAATCTTTGTTACTCAAGGTCAGCAATTAAAAGGTGAATCAATGCCTAGTGAGGTTGTAGGTAAAGGGATTAATCTTGATGATGGAGCAGATGCTAAGTTCCTTAGTAATCAGTTGGATTATAAATCATTTGAAACCATTTATAAGACTTTGCTGCAATCACTATTAGATGTGTCACAAACTCCTGCTGTGAGTATGAATAAGACGGATATAAGTAATTTGAGTGAAGTAAGTATCAAGTTATTATTCCAATTGGCTAATATCAAGGCAGGGATGAATGAACAGTTTATAAGAGAGGGCTTAGAGGAACGGTTTGAGAAGATAAGAGCATTGTTAGGATACAAAGGAATCAAGTTTTCCGATGATGAATTTGAAACAATTGATGTTGTGTTCCAGTATGGTACTCCAAGCAATGATAAGGAAATTATAGAGAACTTGCAGGCATTGAGGGAAATGGGAGCAATAAGTTTAATTGGAGTGTTAGAGGATAGTCCGTATACTCCTGATGTACAGTTCGAGTTAGATAGGATTGTAAAAGAGGGAAAGAGTGTGGAAACTCATGAGGGCAGTGAGAATATTAATTCCTAG
- a CDS encoding HNH endonuclease produces MLSTYSFISSIKLEKQAFGDVVPRFHTVNNIAIPVKFYEYINNENRLVINDNLFETFEKDDNTAFLSNELYSRWDLLEASFEIKRENSVQENNIRRIYLAKGHERRDITHTRPVLNGYQNGVCFYCGEKMNENDIHVDHVIPRQMVYHDEIWNLVLSHTFCNLQKNDSLPSINYIEKLIVRNEHFIINNHPIKNKLIDQLGKTPQQRRKYIMKVYEDAKL; encoded by the coding sequence TTGCTATCAACATATTCCTTCATTTCTTCAATTAAGTTAGAGAAGCAAGCCTTTGGTGACGTTGTACCTCGGTTTCATACAGTTAACAATATTGCTATTCCTGTTAAGTTTTATGAATATATTAACAATGAGAATAGACTTGTTATCAATGACAACCTATTTGAGACTTTTGAAAAAGATGATAATACCGCTTTTCTTTCTAATGAATTGTATTCAAGGTGGGATCTCCTAGAAGCTTCTTTCGAAATAAAACGTGAAAACAGTGTGCAGGAAAACAATATCAGAAGGATCTACCTTGCAAAGGGTCATGAGCGAAGAGATATAACTCATACAAGACCTGTATTAAACGGATACCAAAACGGAGTATGCTTTTACTGTGGGGAAAAAATGAATGAAAATGATATACATGTTGACCATGTGATACCTAGACAAATGGTTTACCATGACGAGATATGGAATTTAGTTTTAAGCCATACGTTTTGCAACTTACAAAAGAATGACTCACTACCAAGTATAAATTATATAGAGAAGTTAATAGTACGAAATGAGCATTTTATTATAAATAACCACCCAATAAAAAATAAGTTAATTGACCAACTAGGTAAAACACCACAACAAAGAAGAAAGTATATTATGAAAGTATACGAAGACGCAAAATTGTAA